One window from the genome of Leuconostoc suionicum encodes:
- a CDS encoding YebC/PmpR family DNA-binding transcriptional regulator gives MGRKWENIKMKKAQTDGAAAKVNSKYGIEIYAAAKQGGSPDPEANSTLKFVIERAKQAQVPKHVIERAIEKAKGSGDETFIEGRYEGFGPNGSLIIVDTLTSNVNRTATNVRTAFNKNGGTYGAAGSVSYLFDETGVIVFEGEDADATLETLLDAEVDVRDAEQQDDHTVVYTEPTALHQAIAALRDNGVTDFSTTEISMLPQSEMSLAGEDLETFEKLIDALESDDDVQKVYHNVEL, from the coding sequence ATGGGACGTAAATGGGAAAACATTAAAATGAAAAAGGCGCAGACTGATGGTGCTGCCGCCAAAGTTAACAGTAAGTATGGTATTGAAATTTATGCTGCTGCTAAGCAAGGCGGAAGCCCAGACCCTGAAGCTAATTCAACATTAAAGTTTGTTATTGAGCGTGCTAAGCAAGCACAAGTACCAAAGCATGTTATCGAACGTGCCATTGAAAAGGCAAAAGGTTCAGGGGATGAGACCTTTATCGAAGGACGCTACGAAGGATTTGGTCCAAATGGTTCGTTGATTATTGTTGATACGTTGACATCAAATGTTAATCGTACAGCTACAAACGTACGCACAGCCTTTAACAAAAATGGTGGAACTTACGGTGCTGCTGGTTCTGTTAGTTATTTATTTGATGAAACAGGAGTGATTGTTTTTGAGGGTGAAGATGCTGACGCTACGTTGGAAACACTGCTAGATGCTGAAGTTGATGTTCGTGATGCCGAACAACAAGATGATCATACCGTTGTTTATACAGAACCAACTGCTTTGCATCAAGCAATTGCTGCTTTACGTGACAATGGTGTAACTGATTTCTCAACTACAGAAATTAGCATGTTGCCACAATCAGAAATGTCATTAGCCGGTGAAGATTTAGAAACTTTTGAAAAGTTAATTGATGCGTTAGAATCTGATGATGATGTTCAAAAGGTCTATCATAACGTTGAATTATAA